TCATTTTTAAGGGTTTTCCAAACGATCCTGTGGGCTGAATAGTTAACTCCAAGAAGATTTTTAAAGTCAAATCTGTCTCTCGAAACCATTACAAAGTGATCATATGCAACTGGAACTGGATCACCAAGCCTGTAGCTCCAGTATGGGTCGTCAATTCCGACTATACTCGTTAAATTTGATTTATAAAGTTTTAAAACATTAGAAAATGACGAAACAAGTACATCGTCAAAAAGAAGTCTTCCAACTTCCCCACTTATAAATCCGCATGCAATAAATTTTTCTTTTGAAGTTCTTTCAAGGTATGCATTGTAAAAAGATACAATACGTTCCGCATCATCGGATAGCATAGTTCCTGCTGGAGAAGAATGAATTAATTTTAAATCTAACTTATTTTCAAGTCTTTTTATCTGAATATTTACTGTTGAGGGAGGAATGCCTAAAATTTCCGCGACTTTATTCTGTGATTTTGTTTCAGAAACCAGTTTTAATATTTCGGCTTGAGTTTTTGTAATCTGCTTACCTCTATAGTTTATATTCAAGGTCACACTTAAATCAGATTCAGATAATGTGTTCACGAAAATAACCCCTAAAATTCTGGTAGTATATTATCTTTTACTCAACTATTTTAAATTTATCAGGAGATATTATGAATTCTGCGGAGATTTTGGAAAATTCAATTAATGCATTTAAATTAACGGAAAAACACCACGGAAATATTACTAGTTTAGAACGGGCCCTTTTTTTAGGCTGGTACTGCAATTTAGAAAACCCTTGTAAATTCTGCTTCATGTCAACACAAAAGGAAAAAATAAAAGACCCTTTAAAAGCAAGAAGAAAGCCAGAATCCATTTTAGCAGAAAGTATAATAATGAAAAGAATCGGCTGGAAGCTTGAATTCATTTCTGGAGGATATGGATACACAACTGAAGATTTAAACGACACCATAGAAATGGTTTCATATGTTCAGCAGGCAAAACAGTATTTAAACGTTGGAATAATTGATTTTGAAAAGTTAAATTTAAACAACGTTGAAGGGGTCGTCGGAGCAGTAGAAACTGTAAATCCAAAATTACACGAAGAAGTATGCCCTGGAAAGCCACTGTCGAATACTAAAGAAATGTTAAAAAAAGCAAAAGATATGGGGCTTAAAACGGGAATTACGATAATTTTGGGAATGGGAGAAACTGAAAACGACATTGAATTACTCTTAAATTTGATTGAGGAATTAAATCTAGATAGGATTACGTTTTATTCTTTAAACCCCCAAAATGAAACTATTTTCGAGGGAAAAACTTCAGTAACGACCCTTGATTACATGAACTGGGTTTCAAGTGTGAGGCTAAATTTCCCAAAAATAAAGATAATATCTGGAACATGGGTTGATAAACTCACAAATATCGGGCCGCTTGTAATGGCAGGATCGAATGTAATTACAAAATTCCCGCTTTTTTCAATTTATGGTAAAAAAGAAGGAAAAACTGTGGAAAATGAAATAAAATCAACAGGAAGAGAACTTTACAGTAGTTTTTCAGACCTTGAATTATTAAATGGCGTAAAAAAATTGGAAAAAACAAGATATGTTTCCGAAAAAATAGATATCTCTGAAAAAAACCTTGAAATGCTAAACAGCCTTTCAAATCAGATAGATAAAAAGATAGAAAGTTATGTTAAAACAACAATTCGCAGATCTCAAAAATAATATTTTTTATCTATTTTCATTGATTTTAATTAATTTAAAACAACTAATTATCCAGACTTTTTTATAATTTGTTATATATAGTTACACGTTCTAAATAGTTATAAGATCTAATTTAAGCGGGATATTATGAAACACAGGAAGCTTGAAAACTCAGAAATTAGCGCCATAAAAGCGGCCATTTCTAGGTATATTGGTAAAAAAGCTGAAGAGCTTGATTTTAAGAATTTTTTAATACTAAAAGGCAAATCAAAAAACGTAGTTTACGTAAGTTCAAAAGCTCTCGAATCTCTGAAAAATCACAAGGATATTTACAGTGTAGGAATAAATGTCGGCGAGCTCGAAGAAATCTCCGGAAAAGAAAAGTTTTTACCTTCATTAGAAGGCATAACCATGGTTTCAAAGTACATTGAAAAAAATTATGCACGGATAAATGAAAAAGGCGAAAGTTTATTCCTCTACGAACGAGACGTTTTCGATACTTCAATCATCGAAGTTGTTGGGGATGGAAAAGTCGCAGTATTTAACGAAAACAAAGAGTTACTCGGAATTGGAAAATACAACGGAAAATTAATCAAAAATATAATGGATCGTGGATGGTACTTAAGGCACGGCGGATAGAATGGTGACTGAAATGGAGTCTAATCAACTTATAAACAGGATTTTAAGAGATATTTTAAAGAATATTGATGATTATTCAAAAGATCTTTTAATGGCTGAAACACTCGACGTTGAATTCAAAGGACTTAATTTATGGGATTTGGATGGCAAAAGGTATTCTATAAAAAATTTACTGGACTGCGACGAATTACCAAGTTTTGAAGCAACAAACAGAAAATATACTCTCAGAAAAGTGAATTTAAAACATATAGATGACGGAATAATGATAATACACCTTTCTTCGAGAAAATCGGACAAATACAGTTTTTCATTAGACAATACTTTCGAAGTTATTTTAAAGACGTTTTCAGCGGCTGCATATGAACACAGGGAAAGAATATTACTGTGGAATGAATTGAGCGACGAAGAACTCGACATTAAAATCTCAGAATTCGATGTAAATTTGGAATCAATAGTTCTGAAGATTTCAGAAGATTCAGATATTTCCGAAGTTTTGGTATATATCGACGTATTCATGGATTTAGAAAAAATAGAAAATGTAATGGAGTACGAAGACGAAAAACTGGTTATCTGGCTTCATCCGGTATTTTTATTTTCAAAAGAATCCACATTAAAAGGTCTCGTAGCATACGAACTATCAAAATACAATAAAAGCCTAATTGAAGACCATTACAGAGATATTTTGGAGTACTGTAAAGAATATCGAGAATTGTGTGGTAAAAACTTAAAAATAATCGAAAAAATTCGAGAAATTGCAGTAAAAAGAAACGACTCTGATATTTTGAAAGAAATAGATCAGATGAATACTATTTAATGGGTGCATCATGAAATTTAGGCAAAAACACGAAGATTTCATCGTAAATGAGATTTTAGATTATGAATTAAATGATTCTGGAAATTATTCGCTATATGCCCTCCAAAAAAACGGAATAGAAAATTTAAAAGCGATATCGTATCTTTCAAAAAACCTTGAAGTTCCTACAAAAGAAATTGGGTACTGTGGTTTGAAGGATAGGCACGCGATTACAACGCAGTACGTTTCTATTCCAAATGAATATGGTAAATTGTCCCTCAATGAAGATAATTTAAAGCTTGAATATATTGGAAACATTGAAAAACCCTTAAAAATCGGAAAATTGTATGGAAACAGATTTGAAATTATAGCAAGGGCCATTGATAAAAACGAATTTTTAAGGATTGCGGATAATATAAGAGCATTAGGTTTTGGCGCACCCAATTACTACGACGACCAGAGATTTGGGAGTGTATTTAACGGTAAATTTATAGCAAAAGAAATTTTGAAAGGCAATTACGAAGAAGTCGTTAAAATACTTTTAACGAGCTACACAAAAAGTGAAAAAAAGCAGTTAAAGGATTTAAAACGATTTATTGCGAAAAATTGGGGCAGTTGGGACGAATGCTTGGAATATATTGATAAAAAACAGATAAGAAGTAAAATGTTTAGAAACATGGTTAAATCGTTAAAATACGAAAATGATTTCAAAAAAGCGTTTAAATATGTTGACAATCGATTGAAAGAGCTATTTATCTCTGCGTATCAAAGCTATCTGTGGAATGAATGTTTAAAAGAGTTTTTAAAAGAAATTATTCCAAAAGAAAATAGAAAATACGTTGATTATTCATGCGGAACATTTTTGTTTTATGAATCTATAGATGAAGAATTATTTTGTAAATTAAAAGAAATGGACTTTCCAACAATAGTTTCCGATGTAGAATACACAGATTCAGAAAAAAAGATAATAAATGCAATTTTAAAGAAAGAACGGATTAAATTTTCAGATTTTGAGAAATTGGACTTTGGAAAATTAAAATACACGAAAAGACCGATTATTTCAATTCCTGAAGATATCAATACTGGAACGTTTAAATCTGACGAATTAAACTCAAAAAAATATAAAATAGCTTTAGAATTTAGTTTAAAGAAAGGAAGCTACGCAACTATAATTTTAAAAAGGGTTTTTAATATTTTATAATTTTTTTAATTTTTATTTTAATAAATTTTCCTTAACAGACTCGATTTCAGCAATTTTTTCATCTAAATTTTCTTTATAAGCTGAAATTTTTTCATTAAATGATGAAATTGCTCTTTCTACTTCTTCAGGTGCAGGTCCGCCGATTACATTTCTTAATTTCACGTTTTCGAAAGGATCAAGTGCAGTATCAATTTTTTCTTGGCTTAATGAAAGGTTATTTTTTTCAAGAACTTCTGAAATTATTTCTTTAATTTCAACTTTTTCTTCGATAGATCTTTTCACAAGTTCCCCAACAATACCGTGCGCCATTCTAAATGCAATTCCGCATTCTCTAACAAGCGTATCTGCAAGTTCTGTTGCAGTAGAGTAGTTTTTCTCCGCATTTTCCTTCATTCTTTCTTTATTTACTTTAACAGTTGATATCATTCCGTCAACCATCTGAATACTATCAATCAAGGTGTAGACACTTTTCCAAAGATGCGGGCTGATTTCCTGTAAATCTCTATTGTATGTGTTTGGAAGCGCTTTCATAATCGTTAAAACGGTTACAAGTTCCCCATTTAACGTTGAAAGTTTTGCCCTGGTAATTTCTGCAACATCGGGATTTTTTTTCTGCGGCATTATCGAAGAGGTTGACGTGTATTCGTTTGCAATTTCAATGGTGTTAAATTCCGCACTCGAAAACACGACGAGTTCTTCACATATTTTTGAGAGGTTTGTTCCAAGCATCGAGATATTTGCCATTGTTTCAACGATGAAATCTCTTGAAGACACTCCATCCATTGAATTTTCGATTAAACCGTAAAATCCAAGAAGTTCCTGAGTTCTTTTCCTATTTAAATTAAATCCGGTTGTAGCCATTGCACCGCATCCGAGCGGAGAGAGATTAATTCTGTTGTATGTATCAAAAAACCTTGAAATATCTCTTTCAATTGCCGAAATGTGGCTTAAAATTTGATGTCCGAAAGTTACCGGTTGTGCTTGCTGTAAGTGCGTGTATCCGACAGTAAGTGTTTCTTTATGCTCATTTGAAACCGCAAGCATGTTTTTTTCCATTGTTATCAAATGGGTAATTATTTCAAGAACTTTTTTCCTCAAAGAAAGCCTTAAATCAGTTGCAACTTCGTCATTTCGGCTCCTTCCGGTATGCATTCTGCCTGCAACATCTTCACCAAGTTCTTTTATCAATTCGCTTTCAATAACCATATGAATGTCATCGAGTGATGGATCAAGATCAAGAGTTTCCATGCCTTTTTCTGCTATTTTTTTAAGTTCTGCAATTATTTTTTTACCATTTTCTTCAGAAATCACATTCTGTTCGACAAGCATTGTGGTATGCGCAATATCACATAAAATGTCGCTTTCAAAGATTTCTTTATCGAATTCAAGGCTTGTAGTGAATTTCATCACGTCTTCCTTGACGTTGCTTCCAAGTCTTCCCCTTCTTAAAATGTTCATCAAAGTCACCTTTTTTAAATCAAAATAACTATTTCCTTAAACTATAAAAATTTTTGATGTTCCACCATAATGCACTTTTCCAAAACAACATCAAAACCGTTTTTTAAAACATAATCTATAGTCCCTCTATTTGAAGTTTCAAGCTGGAACCAGAAAGCCTTAAATCCTAATTTAACCGCATCTTCGGCAATCACAATGGTTCTTGAAGGGTTTACAAATATTGATACAATGTCTATTTTTTCTTTTATTTCAGAAATATTTGAATAAACAGTATGATCCAGTATTTTTTCACCAGAATAGTTTGGATTTACAAAATAAACATTAAATCCTGATTCTATCAAATATTTAGAAACGAAAAAACTCGGGTTTCTGCTATTTTTTGAAATTCCGATAACTGCAATATTTTTTGAAGAATTAAGGAGGTCTTTAATCTCCAAATCTTTCAAAATTTTTCCATGATTTGAATTTTGTAACTGATCTGAATGAGTCATTTAAGCACCATGTATTTTTATAGGTAATCACAATTATATGGTTATCAGCACTTATTTTTACGTGGGAAAAATGAATTTTATAGATTTATTCTGTGGATGTGGCGGGTTTTCGAGAGGATTTGTCGAAATGGGATTTAAACCACTTTTGGCAATTGAACTGGACGAAAATGCGGCAAATTCCTATGCTTTAAATTACAATGGAATGGTTTTTGAAAAAAAATTAAACGAATTTTTAGAAAAAGAAATCTATTTTAAACTCGAAGATTTTTTGGTTCAAAATGATATCGAAGATTTTAAAAAATCAAATAATTATGAAAATTTAAATCCTGTCGTAATCAATGAGGATATAAGAGAAATAAATTCAAAATACATAACGAATAAAATTAAAAATACTTCTGATTCAAAAATAGATCTCGTTATTGGGGGGCCACCTTGTGAAGGATACACGGGTGCAAATCCAAATCGTGAAAAGATCCCATTCAACAGGCTTTATAGGGATGAAGTTGGAAGACTGGTTTTAGAATATATCAGAATTGTTGGCGATATTTCTCCAGAAGTTTTTGTAATGGAAAACGTTCCCGGGATTTTAAACTACGAAACCAGAGAAAATCTAGAAAAAGAGTTTTCAAGAGTGGGGTACGATGAATTGTATTTTCATGTTTTTGATTCTGAAAATTACGGGAACCCTTCACTTAGAAAACGGGTAATTATTTCCAATATTCCCTTAAATCTCGAAAAAACTGATAATATAGATGTAAAAACTGCTTTATCAAATATCGATAGAAATGCAATAAACAATGAAAAATATCCGCTTCCAGAAAAAATTGCAAAGAATATTCATAAAATTAAGATTGGCGGATCAGCAGTTAAGTTCAAAGCATGTGGTGGAGTTTTGGATAACTACATAAGGCTGTCAATGGAAGGAAACTCTGAAACTGTGATGGGAAAAAGGCGGTTTATCCATCCTGATGAAGATAGGCTTTTAACAGTTCGAGAACAGGCAAGACTCATGAGTTATCCTGATACTCATATTTTTGCAGGTGGAATTACTGCACAGTACAACCAAGTTGGGGAAAGCGTTCCCCCTTCACTATCTTTAGCAATTGCAAAAGAAGTTAAAAAATATTTTAACGAATAATAACAAAATAAAATTAAAATGAAAAATAACAAAGAGGATGCTCATGTTTATCGCACTTCACAACACTTTTAGTTCAAAACAGCTAGAAGAATTTACAAAGACAGTTTTTGGAATGGGGATTGATTCAGTAATATTTACAAGAGCAACAGGTTCAGCAGCTCAAAATGGAGTTCCAATCGCTCAGAAACTGGCGATAAAATTGAATAAAAATTTAATGTTTCTCGAAGACATCGACGATGCAGTAGAGATATTAAACCCTGAACGAGTAATATTGGTAGCAGATAGGGGGATTGCAAGTGAAAAAATCGACTTCAAATCAATTGGAAAAAGGGATTTAATCATTTTTTCAGGAAATTCTTCAGGTTTTTCAAAAAAAGAACTCGAAAAAGGAAATGGAATGCATATCTTAGAGAATAATATTGGGGCAATTGGCGAAGTTGCAATTTTCCTCTACAAAATGAACGAATAAATTATAATTTGTTAATCTGTGATTTCAGTGTTTCTAGACAACATGGAAAGTATTCGGGATTTGAATTTGATTGACGAAATAAATGATAGTTCAAACCTTAAATTAATCAAATATCGCTTAAAACTTTTATTTTGGAATAAAAACCCCGAAGTAACAGAAGAAGATAATGAAAAAGAATTTTCGGAGTTTTCAAGAGAATATCAAAATCTCTTAGGCGTATGTAGTACTGGGGAAATTGATATATTTTCAGAAAAAATAGATTATTTAACACTTATACTTGCAGCAAACTCTAAAAATCACAATATTTACATCAAAAAGCTTGCAGAAGAATATGCAGAAAAAATACCTCTTGAAGAGGGGGATTCGCGAGTAAATATTTGGGATTTTATCAATGTTGCGGCAAATTCAAGGAATAACGATTTACACCTTGAAAGAATGATTCTCGAAGGAGATATTGTTCTATTGAATAAAAAACGGCAGTCAATCTATAATTTCGAAAAGATAAGGTTAAAAATTAAAGATTACGTTGATAAAGTTCGAAATGCACAAATGCCAACGGAAATAAAAGATCTGCTCGTGAAAAAATCGGAAGAAGCATTTTCAGAAATTAAAATAGATTACAATATCGAAAGCGGAATTCGGGTAAGTACTAAAGAATATTCTGGAGAAATTCCAGAAGAATGGCATCCTCCATGCATGAGGGAAATTTTAAACGATATATTGTCCGGCGGTTCTCCATCGCACTACGCAAGGCGTAGTTTTGTTGTTTATAGATTTGTATCTCAATTCGATCCTAATTTAAGGCCAATCGAAGAAGGAACAATTACAAACAGAAGTGCGCAGGATATCGCAACGGAAGAACAAATCGAACGATTTTTAGATCAAATAATAAATATTTTTAAATCTGTTGGGGATTTCGATGTTGAAAAAACTAAATACTATATAAGTCATAATATTGGGTACAAAGTCGCAAACCATATAACGCACTGCGAGTACTGCAAAAACTGGCGTGATGATGGTGGAAAAGGGCTTGGATATTACTGCAGGCCGGACTCGACGTGTTCAAGGAAAGATATAATTCATCCTCTTGATTACCTGTGCCACAACATTAACAGACATGTAAAAAAATCAGAATAACCGTGAAATTATGATAAACGACTTTTTAAACATCCAGGTACTTTTAGCCCAGGATTCCTACTCAAGAATCCAAAATCTTGATACTGAAGATTTTTCAGATTTATTCAATAAGATAAAAGAATTTAAAAGTAAAAAGGACGATTTTATACTCCTTGATTCACATTTTTTAAACATTTTTTTGGGAAATAATTTAAAAAATATTTTTGAAGACTACGGAAAATTCGATTTTTTAGCATACTACACATCAAACGAAGTGGCGTCAGAAAATCAGAAAATTGTGGAACACGATGATTTTGAGCCTGTTGAACCGGAAGTTCCTATCGAAAAAGAAATTAAAAAAGAAACTAAAGTTTATGATCTCGATTTGGAAGACGTTGGGGAAGAAGAGCCCGAGCTCGATGAAATACATAAAAAATTGGAAGAAGAGCGAAAAGAAAGGCTTTTAGAAATAAGGTCTATTCGAGAAAGTGTTAATAACAAAATAAACTACTACGCAAAAGATATCGAAGCACAAATACACGTTTACGACGAATACGACGTTACTGGAAAATCAACGTGTGAGGGTACACTCGACGACTTTGTAAAATATTTTAAGGATAGATGCAGTACTTTAAGAAAAATAATCGAATTAAAGGTTCAAAAGAAAGCGTATCCCTTAAACCAGCTTTTCAGAAGAAAAAAAGAAAATGAAGTTTTCATTGCAGGGATTGTGTCAGACGCGAATACCACTAAAAACGGACACAAAATGATTGAATTGGAGGACGAAAACGGAACTTTCAGGCTACTTTTGATGAAAGACAAAATGGATAAAGGAGATCTTCCATCAGACGTTCTTTTAGATGAAGTCATAGGTTTTGAAGGAACTATTAACGATAAAGGAGACTTAATGTTTGTGGATAGGGCTTTTAGGCCCGATATTACCCCTAAGCCTACAAAAACAACAGACGAAAAAATATACACTGCATTTTTGTCAGACGTTCACGTTGGAAGCCACGAGTTTTCAAACAAAGTATTTGCAAAATTTATTAAATTCCTAAACGGGGAAGTAAATAGTGGTCTAGAAGAAAAAATAGTAAGTAGATTGAAATATATTTCAATTGCAGGGGATCTGGTGGATGGTGTTGGAATTTATCCTGGTCAGGAGTACGATCTCTATGATGTGGATATAATTTCGCAGTATGCAGAAGTTGCAGCTTATTTAGAACAGGTTCCTGAGCACATAAAATTCATAATTTCTCCTGGAAACCACGACGCGCTAAGACCTGCGGAACCGCAGCCTACATTTGATGAATCGATAACAAGCCTGTTTCCAAAAGAGAATGTAACTTTTGTTGGAAATCCTGGTGTTGTAAACATGCACGGCCTTGATTTATTATTGTATCATGGCAGAAGTTTTGATGATATTATTGGACAGGTTTCCGTAGCTCAATATACAAACCCTCCATCAATTATGAAAGAACTTTTAAAAAGAAGGCATTTATGTCCCACATACGGTGGACGGTGCCCAATAGCTCCGGAACATATCGATTATTTGGCAATACATACAGAACCAGATATTTTCCACACCGGACACATTCATATCAACGGTTATGGTAATTATCATGGAGTCAGGATGATAAACAGCGGTACGTTCCAAGAACAAACCGATTTCCAGAAAAGAATGGGTATCAAGCCTACGCCGGGAATTGTCCCGATACAGGATTTGTCTAAAAAAGAAACTCACGTAATTGAGTGGAATCAGGGAAAAATCGAAATAATTTAAGTTAATTTTTATTTTATTTTTTTATTTTTTAGATAACATTTTTAATTTATCCATTCCAGCTTTTTTGATAGCTTTTTTCATTTCTTCAACTGCTTTAGGGTCCTTTTCAGTTAAAGTTCCGGTTACAATTACGTCAGCACCGCTCATGACTTTTTCGTAAGCTACTTCTGGAGTTCTTATTCCTCCGCCGACGATAATGTTTATTCCACTTAATTTTTTGGAAACTCCAATCATTTCATTGTTTACTGGGTACTCTGCACCGCTTCCAGCTTCAAGGTAAACCCATCTCATTCCAAAGTATGATGCCGAAAGACTGTAAATTCCTGCAATTTCAGGTTTTTTCTGAGGAATTTCATTTACTTCACCTACAAATCCAACTGCAGTTTTGCTTATCGGTTCAATTCCAAGGTAGGCCATTGGGAGTGTTTCAAGTCCGTATTTTTTAATCGTGAGGGCTCCAAGGGTTGGTGCAGTCATGTTCCAGTAGGTATTTTTCGAGTTCATCAAACTCATGAATAATACTGCATCGGCTTCTTTTGTAACTCCGTCAACGTTTCCAGGGAATAAAATTACTGGAAGGCCGGTGATTTCTTTGATTTCTTTTGTAACTTCATCAAGGTTAATGATTCCAATACTTCCCCCGATAATTATCGCATCAGCGTAATCCTTAACGTGATTTGCGATTTCTCGGTAGTTTTTTTCGTCAGGATCTATTAGTACGAAGTAAGCAGCCCCTTCTTCTTCGATAATATTATTTAATTTTGATTCAATTTCTCCAATTTTGATCTGCATAATGGCCCTCTGTAATAGTCAATTTTGATTTTATGACGTTATGATATTTCATTTATTTATTAATTTAGGTATAATTTTAGCGCCTATTTTTTTAGATTTTTCCAAAATACGGACATTTTACAGGTGAATTTTTAAAAACGCTAATTTTTGATCTATAAAATATGATGAATGACAATAATTATCACACATAGGTTTATATCGTCAGAAGAAAGACACTCAGTGTCCACTAGTGGATAGTTAGATACGGTGAAAATATGGAACCAATAATAACAATGACTTTGGGAGCTTATGTGGCATTTTTGGCTATTATGTCACACGTAGCTTACAAAATCTACCTCAAAAGATTTATAAAACTCTAAAAATCGATACTAATCTTTTCTATTTTCCTTATTTTCAAAATTAAAAAAGTAAAAATTAAATTATTTTTCTACAATGGTTTCTTTAATCGCCATTCCGAAGTGTCGTGCGTTTTCATCAGGTTTTATCAATACCTTGGTTCCAACCTTTAAATCAACAACTGAAACTGGTTTTCCATCTTCTCCAACTAATCGGATTGTTTCTGCGTTTTGGAGGATCGTTCTTAGATTTTCTCCATTATATTCTGCTTCAACAAGGAAAAGCGGCCTTTTTTCGATTTTTACGCGTCCGATAATGGATTCTCTCGTTTCGCCGTTTTTATTAACGACTAAAACTTTATCTCCTGCTTTTAAATCGCTTAAATATTTTGTTTTATTTTCCGGGCACAAGATATAGGCATGAACAGGTCCGGCATTTACCCTAAACGGTCTTGTAGCAACGTACGGGTTTTCAACGGTTTCTGAATGGACTAAAAACATTCCTCTTGAGTACGATCCAATTAACATTCCTTCCCCCATTTCCATCATGGAACAGGTGTCAATACAGACCCTGTCACCACTTCCAACAGGTTCGATTTTTGTAACTGTTGCGTAGTCGAGTTTTAAGCTTTCAGAGTTCATTCTTTCAATTAATTTTGAGAAATCTTTTACTTCATTAATGTCTTCGGGAATTAAAACAACTCCGTCAACACCTTTTTCTAAAATTTCGTATGCAGCTTCCGCATCTTTCACGTTAGTTACAACTGAAACGATTTTTATTTCTTCACCGAATAAATCCGCGATAATGTTTTCAAGCGGGATAATTGTCCAGTCGCTTCCTTCTAAAACAACGTAATCGACAAAATCAAGTTTGCTTACTTCTGTAGCATATACTTCATCGTCTTTAGTGTTTATTTCAACGTAAACCGCAGTTTCCTTTCCAGAGAGTTTTGCAGATTTTAAAATCTCCAAATCCTCTCCTTTATTGATTAATACAACATCTGCATCGAGACTATCCGAAACGATTTTTATGTTTCCAAGTTCTCTTACAGAGCTTATTTCTTCCTTTTCGACCATTAGTCCAGGAATTGAGCTTTCAAGAGCATCTTTTACAGACTCCATTCTCTCTTCGGAATCGGTTCCTGTTGTTTTTATCCATCCAAATTTCATATATTCACCATGCCTATATTTTGAACCAAATACGCCGCATTGATTCTTAAATTGATATGTATTTAATCTATATATTTTTATTTATAATTAATTAGTATATTTAATTAAACAAAACCGTGTGGTCAAGATGCTCTC
This Methanococcus maripaludis C5 DNA region includes the following protein-coding sequences:
- a CDS encoding DNA cytosine methyltransferase produces the protein MNFIDLFCGCGGFSRGFVEMGFKPLLAIELDENAANSYALNYNGMVFEKKLNEFLEKEIYFKLEDFLVQNDIEDFKKSNNYENLNPVVINEDIREINSKYITNKIKNTSDSKIDLVIGGPPCEGYTGANPNREKIPFNRLYRDEVGRLVLEYIRIVGDISPEVFVMENVPGILNYETRENLEKEFSRVGYDELYFHVFDSENYGNPSLRKRVIISNIPLNLEKTDNIDVKTALSNIDRNAINNEKYPLPEKIAKNIHKIKIGGSAVKFKACGGVLDNYIRLSMEGNSETVMGKRRFIHPDEDRLLTVREQARLMSYPDTHIFAGGITAQYNQVGESVPPSLSLAIAKEVKKYFNE
- a CDS encoding CoA-binding protein codes for the protein MTHSDQLQNSNHGKILKDLEIKDLLNSSKNIAVIGISKNSRNPSFFVSKYLIESGFNVYFVNPNYSGEKILDHTVYSNISEIKEKIDIVSIFVNPSRTIVIAEDAVKLGFKAFWFQLETSNRGTIDYVLKNGFDVVLEKCIMVEHQKFL
- the argH gene encoding argininosuccinate lyase, with the protein product MNILRRGRLGSNVKEDVMKFTTSLEFDKEIFESDILCDIAHTTMLVEQNVISEENGKKIIAELKKIAEKGMETLDLDPSLDDIHMVIESELIKELGEDVAGRMHTGRSRNDEVATDLRLSLRKKVLEIITHLITMEKNMLAVSNEHKETLTVGYTHLQQAQPVTFGHQILSHISAIERDISRFFDTYNRINLSPLGCGAMATTGFNLNRKRTQELLGFYGLIENSMDGVSSRDFIVETMANISMLGTNLSKICEELVVFSSAEFNTIEIANEYTSTSSIMPQKKNPDVAEITRAKLSTLNGELVTVLTIMKALPNTYNRDLQEISPHLWKSVYTLIDSIQMVDGMISTVKVNKERMKENAEKNYSTATELADTLVRECGIAFRMAHGIVGELVKRSIEEKVEIKEIISEVLEKNNLSLSQEKIDTALDPFENVKLRNVIGGPAPEEVERAISSFNEKISAYKENLDEKIAEIESVKENLLK
- the truD gene encoding tRNA pseudouridine(13) synthase TruD, whose translation is MKFRQKHEDFIVNEILDYELNDSGNYSLYALQKNGIENLKAISYLSKNLEVPTKEIGYCGLKDRHAITTQYVSIPNEYGKLSLNEDNLKLEYIGNIEKPLKIGKLYGNRFEIIARAIDKNEFLRIADNIRALGFGAPNYYDDQRFGSVFNGKFIAKEILKGNYEEVVKILLTSYTKSEKKQLKDLKRFIAKNWGSWDECLEYIDKKQIRSKMFRNMVKSLKYENDFKKAFKYVDNRLKELFISAYQSYLWNECLKEFLKEIIPKENRKYVDYSCGTFLFYESIDEELFCKLKEMDFPTIVSDVEYTDSEKKIINAILKKERIKFSDFEKLDFGKLKYTKRPIISIPEDINTGTFKSDELNSKKYKIALEFSLKKGSYATIILKRVFNIL
- a CDS encoding LysR family transcriptional regulator, with the protein product MNTLSESDLSVTLNINYRGKQITKTQAEILKLVSETKSQNKVAEILGIPPSTVNIQIKRLENKLDLKLIHSSPAGTMLSDDAERIVSFYNAYLERTSKEKFIACGFISGEVGRLLFDDVLVSSFSNVLKLYKSNLTSIVGIDDPYWSYRLGDPVPVAYDHFVMVSRDRFDFKNLLGVNYSAHRIVWKTLKNEKIDFKVSKVVKNPFYAIDLLEEGYSMFLNTCLLRYVKKDYLIETPDYYDKTRHTVNFILNNSILEDDFEELLYKKEKEIKSAGFEPVL
- a CDS encoding RecB-family nuclease, whose amino-acid sequence is MFIALHNTFSSKQLEEFTKTVFGMGIDSVIFTRATGSAAQNGVPIAQKLAIKLNKNLMFLEDIDDAVEILNPERVILVADRGIASEKIDFKSIGKRDLIIFSGNSSGFSKKELEKGNGMHILENNIGAIGEVAIFLYKMNE
- a CDS encoding radical SAM protein → MNSAEILENSINAFKLTEKHHGNITSLERALFLGWYCNLENPCKFCFMSTQKEKIKDPLKARRKPESILAESIIMKRIGWKLEFISGGYGYTTEDLNDTIEMVSYVQQAKQYLNVGIIDFEKLNLNNVEGVVGAVETVNPKLHEEVCPGKPLSNTKEMLKKAKDMGLKTGITIILGMGETENDIELLLNLIEELNLDRITFYSLNPQNETIFEGKTSVTTLDYMNWVSSVRLNFPKIKIISGTWVDKLTNIGPLVMAGSNVITKFPLFSIYGKKEGKTVENEIKSTGRELYSSFSDLELLNGVKKLEKTRYVSEKIDISEKNLEMLNSLSNQIDKKIESYVKTTIRRSQK
- a CDS encoding PUA domain-containing protein, whose product is MKHRKLENSEISAIKAAISRYIGKKAEELDFKNFLILKGKSKNVVYVSSKALESLKNHKDIYSVGINVGELEEISGKEKFLPSLEGITMVSKYIEKNYARINEKGESLFLYERDVFDTSIIEVVGDGKVAVFNENKELLGIGKYNGKLIKNIMDRGWYLRHGG